Proteins encoded in a region of the Clostridia bacterium genome:
- a CDS encoding helix-turn-helix transcriptional regulator, protein MSLSANIKRLRLEKDMTQEQLATKLGVSAQAVSKWETSETYPDGALLVPLANELEVSLDELFGNESVTMADISSKIVKLIHATEANERFNVARDIGWQIERGLFNCRMEIEKKYDPNEIKNQKNASYILDDNGFTIVSNGIEPFFSVFPQPTEGYGHFLNDKDDLQKIFAALSHTDTMNALIYLYHKTENYVFESAVLERDCEIASDQINAVIDDLLTLKLIWKQELTINGKKCVLYYSRPSHKLLAVLLMTREIGYKGAYSLQSHIRNTPFIKE, encoded by the coding sequence ATGAGTTTATCAGCTAATATCAAAAGATTGCGTCTTGAAAAGGATATGACACAAGAACAGCTCGCTACAAAGCTCGGCGTATCTGCGCAAGCAGTATCCAAGTGGGAAACGAGCGAAACCTATCCAGACGGAGCACTTCTTGTGCCACTTGCCAACGAGCTTGAGGTATCTCTTGACGAGCTTTTCGGGAATGAATCGGTTACAATGGCAGATATTTCGTCCAAAATCGTGAAATTGATTCATGCAACAGAAGCAAATGAGCGTTTTAACGTTGCGCGTGATATCGGTTGGCAGATCGAGCGCGGTTTGTTTAACTGTCGTATGGAAATCGAAAAGAAGTATGATCCCAACGAAATCAAAAATCAGAAAAACGCATCCTATATTCTTGACGATAACGGATTTACAATCGTTTCTAATGGAATAGAACCTTTCTTCTCGGTATTTCCACAACCGACAGAGGGGTACGGACATTTTCTGAATGATAAGGACGACCTGCAAAAAATCTTTGCTGCACTGTCGCATACGGATACAATGAACGCTTTGATCTATTTGTATCATAAAACGGAGAATTATGTTTTTGAGAGCGCAGTGCTTGAGCGAGATTGCGAAATTGCAAGTGATCAAATCAATGCGGTAATAGATGATCTGTTGACGCTAAAGCTAATATGGAAACAGGAGCTTACAATTAACGGTAAAAAATGTGTTCTGTATTATTCTCGACCGAGCCACAAATTGCTTGCCGTATTGTTGATGACAAGAGAGATTGGCTATAAGGGAGCATACAGCCTACAATCACATATCAGAAATACGCCGTTTATTAAAGAATAA